In Nocardia yunnanensis, one DNA window encodes the following:
- a CDS encoding PEP-utilizing enzyme: protein MRILVTGVTGVTGPSGRAVARMVLAAGHEVAGLDRRRHRYVDPRVEVIVGDLSDAAVLERAAAGADAIVHLAGTAVAAVARAARDAGARLVIPVAAGGDSSTEKIVNGSGADALVVRTALVAGRRMDAGAWRALEGLTGGKAGLQVLHYDDLERFLVLAALSQRGGVVELAAPGEVSGADVKRIFADGGVKYRAWLPKSSSAPARLDTTAAREEWGFRYGWTAAEVVADVARGLHGRKSGGSGIRDRRGAIPLPTHVVPQNAPTSDGYALKSAAPEGLQGEFDDLIDDRIPVYTATNTSEALPGPLTPLTIDLQAGAIRLGNEAMGNMIAIEGIALEHWVSRVTSVLGHHMYINASIGVFSAQNMPGWDEESVRRDVYGTIGDVELHPKGRPAMPTGVAARAGTFKALGRVAATALKYAETAEHINAAAHAEALTRDQISELTDEQLHARALLWRDRLNQAWQAASIGVMMTGAATAAHKGEVKIDLNRLESAKTMLAVERLAALCRKDAGLQEVAKSGDVGAAREKSPEFAAALDQELARIGHRGPGECELLNATFGDRPELLVTAAGRAAEMPAPHREPVPEPSGRTAKMAVGATVYRERARDAVVRVTNCLRLATQERAARLVRAGKLTDIEDSVFLNLDEILWAPADLKQRVARRRAERTRLQAVRMPDVVNGPWEPEEIAGAIAVGDTLSGLGVSPGVVEGTVKRVLTLDDDIEPGDILVAAVTDTGHTAMFAYAGAVVTDIGGAASHAAIVAREFGVPCVVDTKTASDALRDGQRVRVDGAAGTVTLLADAD from the coding sequence ATGCGGATTCTGGTCACCGGAGTCACCGGAGTCACCGGGCCGAGCGGCCGGGCGGTGGCGCGCATGGTGCTGGCGGCGGGCCACGAGGTGGCCGGCCTGGACCGGCGGCGCCACCGCTACGTGGACCCGCGGGTCGAGGTGATCGTCGGCGACCTGTCCGACGCCGCCGTGCTCGAGCGGGCGGCGGCCGGGGCCGATGCCATCGTGCATCTGGCCGGCACCGCGGTCGCGGCGGTCGCGCGGGCGGCCCGGGATGCCGGTGCGCGGCTCGTGATTCCCGTTGCGGCGGGCGGAGATTCGAGCACCGAGAAGATCGTGAACGGGTCCGGTGCGGACGCGCTCGTCGTGCGCACCGCCCTGGTGGCGGGCCGCCGCATGGACGCCGGCGCGTGGCGCGCCCTCGAGGGCCTGACCGGCGGCAAGGCCGGCCTCCAGGTGCTGCACTACGACGACCTGGAGCGGTTCCTGGTGCTGGCGGCGCTCTCGCAGCGCGGGGGTGTGGTGGAGCTGGCCGCGCCGGGTGAGGTCTCGGGTGCCGACGTCAAGCGGATCTTCGCCGACGGCGGCGTGAAATACCGTGCGTGGCTGCCGAAATCGTCGTCCGCGCCGGCCCGGCTGGACACGACCGCCGCCCGCGAGGAGTGGGGTTTCCGCTACGGCTGGACCGCCGCCGAGGTGGTCGCCGATGTGGCGCGCGGCCTGCACGGCCGCAAGAGCGGCGGTTCCGGCATCCGTGACCGGCGCGGCGCGATCCCGCTGCCCACCCACGTGGTGCCGCAGAACGCACCGACCTCCGACGGTTACGCACTGAAATCCGCTGCCCCCGAGGGACTTCAGGGCGAGTTCGACGATCTGATCGACGATCGCATCCCCGTCTACACCGCCACCAACACCTCCGAGGCGCTGCCCGGCCCGCTGACCCCGCTGACCATCGATCTGCAGGCCGGCGCGATCCGGCTCGGCAACGAGGCGATGGGCAATATGATCGCCATCGAGGGAATCGCGTTGGAGCACTGGGTTTCCCGGGTCACCAGCGTGCTGGGCCACCACATGTACATCAACGCCTCCATCGGCGTCTTCTCCGCGCAGAACATGCCCGGCTGGGACGAGGAGAGCGTGCGCCGCGACGTGTACGGCACCATCGGCGATGTCGAGCTGCATCCCAAGGGCCGCCCGGCCATGCCGACCGGCGTGGCCGCCCGCGCGGGCACGTTCAAGGCCCTGGGCCGGGTCGCGGCCACCGCCCTGAAGTACGCCGAGACCGCCGAGCACATCAATGCCGCCGCGCACGCGGAAGCGCTGACCCGCGACCAGATCTCGGAACTCACCGACGAGCAGCTGCACGCGCGCGCCCTGCTGTGGCGCGATCGCCTCAACCAGGCGTGGCAGGCCGCCTCCATCGGCGTCATGATGACGGGTGCGGCCACCGCCGCCCACAAGGGCGAGGTCAAGATCGACCTGAATCGCCTGGAGTCGGCCAAGACCATGCTGGCGGTGGAGCGGCTGGCGGCCCTGTGCCGCAAGGACGCCGGACTGCAGGAGGTCGCCAAGAGCGGCGATGTCGGTGCGGCGCGGGAGAAGTCGCCGGAGTTCGCGGCGGCCCTGGATCAGGAGCTGGCCCGGATCGGTCATCGTGGTCCCGGCGAGTGCGAGCTGCTCAACGCCACCTTCGGCGATCGACCGGAACTGCTGGTGACCGCCGCCGGCCGGGCCGCGGAAATGCCCGCGCCGCACCGGGAACCGGTGCCCGAGCCCAGCGGCCGCACCGCCAAGATGGCCGTCGGCGCGACCGTCTACCGCGAGCGCGCCCGCGACGCGGTGGTGCGGGTCACCAACTGCCTGCGCCTGGCCACCCAGGAACGCGCGGCCCGGCTGGTCCGGGCGGGCAAGCTGACCGACATCGAGGACTCGGTGTTCCTGAACCTCGACGAAATCCTCTGGGCCCCGGCCGATCTGAAGCAGCGCGTGGCCCGCCGCCGGGCCGAGCGCACCCGGTTGCAGGCCGTGCGCATGCCCGATGTCGTCAACGGCCCGTGGGAGCCGGAGGAGATCGCCGGCGCGATCGCGGTGGGCGACACCCTCTCCGGGCTCGGGGTGAGTCCGGGCGTGGTGGAGGGCACTGTCAAGCGCGTGCTGACCCTCGACGACGATATCGAGCCCGGCGACATCCTGGTCGCCGCGGTCACCGACACCGGCCACACCGCCATGTTCGCCTACGCCGGCGCGGTGGTGACCGATATCGGCGGCGCGGCCTCGCACGCCGCCATCGTCGCCCGTGAGTTCGGCGTCCCCTGCGTGGTCGACACCAAGACCGCCAGCGACGCCCTGCGGGACGGTCAGCGCGTTCGCGTCGACGGCGCGGCCGGGACCGTCACCCTGCTGGCCGACGCCGACTAG
- the xylB gene encoding xylulokinase: protein MTVVAGVDSSTQSCKILVCDADTGTVLRQRQIPHHDGTEVPPDMWWEALRAACDRMMRDVEAIAVAGQQHGLVVLDAAGHPVRDALLWNDTRSAEAASQLVNELGGPQAWADAVGSVPLAAHTVAKLRWFADHEPELADRTVRVLLPHDYLTWQLRGGDPATEPTTDRGDASGTGYWSPADGNYRPDLLTMAFRGRNPALPRVLAPAEIAGHTPGGRLVAAGTGDNAAAALGLGIDDGDVVVSLGTSGTVFTRATRPSADPSGVVNGFADATGAFLPLVCTLNAARVLDATAVLLGTDLSGLEVLAAQSPAGADGLTLLPYLTGERTPNLPHATGSLHGLRPHTMRPHHLARAAIEGMLCNIADALDRLPIVPHRILLIGGASRSRLIAHAAATIFGRTITVPNPSEYVALGAARQAAWALRGGPRPPRWPAPAGTDFHAVTAGVGAAIRQRYAEIRDTYYP from the coding sequence ATGACGGTCGTTGCCGGCGTGGATTCCTCCACGCAGTCCTGCAAGATCCTGGTGTGCGACGCGGATACCGGAACGGTATTGCGGCAGCGCCAGATTCCGCACCACGACGGCACCGAGGTGCCGCCGGACATGTGGTGGGAGGCATTGCGCGCGGCCTGCGACCGCATGATGCGCGATGTGGAGGCCATCGCGGTGGCCGGCCAGCAGCACGGGCTGGTGGTGCTCGACGCGGCCGGGCATCCGGTGCGAGACGCGTTGCTGTGGAACGACACCCGCTCCGCGGAGGCGGCGTCGCAACTGGTGAACGAACTGGGCGGTCCGCAAGCGTGGGCGGACGCGGTGGGCAGCGTGCCGCTGGCCGCGCACACGGTGGCCAAGCTGCGCTGGTTCGCCGACCACGAACCGGAATTGGCCGACCGAACAGTTCGCGTGCTGTTGCCGCACGACTACCTGACCTGGCAGCTGCGCGGCGGTGATCCGGCCACCGAACCCACCACCGATCGCGGTGACGCCTCCGGCACCGGCTATTGGTCGCCCGCCGACGGCAACTATCGACCCGATCTGCTGACCATGGCCTTTCGCGGTCGCAACCCCGCCCTGCCGCGGGTGCTGGCCCCGGCCGAGATCGCCGGCCACACGCCCGGCGGCCGCCTGGTCGCGGCCGGCACCGGCGACAATGCCGCCGCCGCACTGGGTTTGGGCATCGACGACGGCGATGTGGTGGTCTCGCTCGGCACCAGCGGCACCGTCTTCACCCGCGCCACGCGCCCCAGCGCCGACCCGTCGGGAGTGGTCAACGGTTTCGCCGACGCCACCGGCGCATTCCTGCCGCTGGTCTGCACGCTCAACGCCGCCCGGGTGCTGGACGCGACGGCGGTGCTGCTCGGGACCGATCTGTCCGGGCTGGAAGTGCTTGCGGCCCAATCCCCCGCGGGCGCGGACGGCTTGACGCTGCTGCCCTATCTCACCGGTGAACGCACCCCCAACCTGCCGCACGCCACCGGCAGCCTGCACGGCCTGCGCCCGCACACCATGCGCCCGCATCATCTGGCCCGCGCCGCCATCGAGGGCATGCTCTGCAATATCGCCGACGCTCTCGACCGGCTGCCGATCGTCCCGCATCGAATCCTGTTGATAGGCGGCGCATCCCGCTCGCGCCTGATCGCGCACGCGGCCGCCACCATCTTCGGGCGCACCATCACCGTGCCCAACCCCAGCGAATACGTCGCCCTCGGCGCGGCCCGCCAGGCGGCCTGGGCGCTGCGCGGCGGTCCCCGGCCGCCCCGCTGGCCCGCCCCGGCCGGCACCGATTTCCACGCCGTCACCGCCGGCGTCGGCGCGGCCATTCGCCAGCGCTACGCCGAGATCAGGGATACGTATTACCCGTGA
- a CDS encoding winged helix-turn-helix transcriptional regulator, with amino-acid sequence MTTRSAHADAAGRGDLFDCRCPTRQLLDRIGTKWTSMAVKVLADAAPDEVRFAELRRRMPGVSQKMLSVTLQNLTRDGLVARRVEPTVPPRVHYRLTELGLSLEVPLAALRTWAEDHMAEIDRANAADAALDQPTFP; translated from the coding sequence GTGACCACTCGATCAGCGCATGCAGACGCCGCGGGGCGCGGTGATCTGTTCGATTGCCGGTGCCCGACACGGCAATTGCTCGATCGCATCGGCACCAAATGGACGTCGATGGCGGTCAAGGTCCTCGCGGACGCCGCCCCCGACGAGGTGCGATTCGCCGAGCTGCGTCGCCGCATGCCCGGCGTATCCCAGAAGATGCTGTCGGTGACCCTGCAGAACCTGACCCGGGACGGCCTGGTCGCCCGCCGCGTGGAACCGACCGTCCCGCCGCGCGTGCACTACCGGCTCACCGAACTCGGCCTGTCCCTGGAGGTTCCGCTGGCGGCCCTGCGAACCTGGGCCGAAGACCACATGGCCGAGATCGACCGCGCCAATGCCGCCGATGCCGCGCTCGATCAGCCCACTTTCCCGTAG
- a CDS encoding alpha/beta fold hydrolase, translated as MSCTSPAPIALRRIETNGMTANVALAGAGPAVVLLHGFPHTWRVWSEIIGPLAAHHRVIAPDLRGFGASSRAPDGYDAGTLATDIAGILDALGESTASVVAIDAGTPVAVLLALRHPARIRRLVVMEALLGTLPGAEDFLAAGPPWWFGFHAVPGLAETVLIGQEARYIDWFLTTGTRGRGVRPDLRDAFLAAYTGTDALRCAFSYYRALPASARQLEQAAVARLTVPALAIGAHPVGDALERQLRPLADDLTAHVIPDCGHIIPLDRPRELLGLLMPFLAAGDRRATS; from the coding sequence GTGTCCTGCACCTCGCCCGCGCCGATCGCACTGCGCCGCATCGAGACCAACGGCATGACCGCCAACGTCGCGCTCGCCGGCGCCGGCCCGGCGGTCGTTCTGCTGCACGGCTTCCCGCACACCTGGCGGGTGTGGAGCGAGATCATCGGCCCGTTGGCCGCACACCACCGGGTCATCGCCCCGGACCTGCGCGGCTTCGGCGCCTCCAGCCGCGCGCCGGACGGCTACGACGCCGGCACGCTGGCGACCGATATCGCCGGAATCCTCGATGCCCTGGGCGAATCCACCGCGTCGGTGGTCGCGATCGATGCCGGCACCCCGGTCGCGGTCCTGCTCGCCCTGCGCCACCCCGCACGCATCCGACGGCTGGTGGTGATGGAAGCGCTGCTCGGCACGCTCCCCGGCGCGGAGGACTTCCTCGCCGCGGGGCCGCCCTGGTGGTTCGGCTTCCACGCCGTCCCCGGTCTCGCCGAAACGGTGCTGATCGGTCAGGAGGCGCGATACATCGACTGGTTCCTCACCACCGGCACCCGCGGCCGCGGCGTCCGGCCCGACCTCCGCGACGCGTTCCTCGCGGCCTACACCGGGACGGATGCCCTGCGCTGCGCCTTCTCCTACTACCGCGCGCTCCCGGCCTCCGCCCGCCAGCTCGAGCAGGCCGCCGTCGCCCGGCTCACCGTGCCCGCCCTGGCGATCGGCGCGCACCCGGTCGGCGATGCTCTGGAACGACAGCTACGCCCCCTCGCCGACGACCTCACCGCCCATGTCATCCCCGACTGCGGCCATATCATTCCGCTGGACCGTCCCCGCGAGCTGCTCGGCCTCCTCATGCCGTTCCTCGCCGCGGGCGATCGGCGGGCGACGTCGTGA
- a CDS encoding tyrosine-protein phosphatase, whose protein sequence is MTLSRAARGTLTGLAAALIAVVPVALTPAVQAAPASSILRQAPVGADFKLQAAPNARDIGGTPAAGGKIKPGLVFRTDALNRLTDADKQTLVSAGITKIIDFRSPTERAANPDQLPASIPEDSLPVYDPDNDFYLFFAKAVQGGPAVQQEMLGDGKGAQYMRDYYKWMVTDPTARNQFATALKDIAGGSGAVLYHCTAGKDRTGWMTAILMHILGTPEGSIYDNYLASNDRLAASNKATLDALVAQGKVTDRSLFEPVLGVSRDYLAASFVQAVQSYGSIDRFVSDGLGLDSATLDALRAKLIEKGGLSTGSFGG, encoded by the coding sequence GTGACGCTTTCGCGCGCCGCACGCGGCACCCTCACCGGTCTGGCCGCCGCGCTCATCGCCGTCGTCCCGGTCGCACTCACTCCCGCGGTCCAGGCCGCGCCGGCGAGTTCCATTCTGCGCCAGGCGCCGGTCGGCGCGGACTTCAAGCTCCAGGCCGCGCCCAATGCCCGCGATATCGGCGGCACCCCCGCCGCCGGCGGAAAGATCAAGCCGGGCCTGGTGTTCCGCACCGACGCCCTCAACCGGCTGACCGATGCCGACAAGCAGACGCTGGTGTCGGCCGGCATCACCAAGATCATCGATTTCCGCAGTCCGACCGAGCGCGCCGCCAATCCCGACCAGCTGCCCGCCTCGATCCCCGAGGACTCGCTGCCGGTCTACGATCCCGACAACGACTTCTACCTGTTCTTCGCCAAGGCGGTGCAGGGCGGCCCGGCCGTGCAGCAGGAGATGCTGGGCGACGGCAAGGGCGCGCAGTACATGCGCGATTACTACAAGTGGATGGTCACCGATCCGACCGCCCGCAACCAGTTCGCCACCGCCCTGAAGGACATCGCCGGCGGTTCGGGCGCGGTGCTCTACCACTGCACCGCGGGCAAGGACCGCACCGGCTGGATGACCGCGATCCTGATGCACATCCTGGGCACCCCCGAGGGCTCGATCTACGACAATTACCTCGCGTCCAACGACCGGCTGGCGGCCAGCAACAAGGCCACCCTGGACGCGCTGGTCGCGCAGGGCAAGGTCACCGACCGCAGCCTGTTCGAGCCGGTGCTGGGGGTGTCGCGCGACTACCTGGCCGCCTCGTTCGTACAGGCCGTCCAGTCCTATGGCTCGATCGACCGCTTCGTCTCCGACGGCCTGGGCCTGGACTCGGCGACCCTCGATGCGCTGCGCGCCAAGCTGATCGAGAAGGGCGGCCTGTCCACCGGCTCGTTCGGCGGATAA
- a CDS encoding CopG family transcriptional regulator: MAWTLRLSEDEEAALSAQAAMEGRSKHEIARDAIRNYLTRHKTWDDYLSDGPVVYGKVG, translated from the coding sequence GTGGCATGGACTCTGCGGCTCAGCGAGGACGAAGAAGCTGCGCTGAGTGCGCAGGCGGCGATGGAAGGGCGATCGAAGCACGAGATCGCTCGCGACGCCATCCGGAACTACCTCACCCGGCACAAGACCTGGGACGACTACCTGTCGGACGGTCCGGTCGTCTACGGGAAAGTGGGCTGA
- a CDS encoding glycoside hydrolase family 172 protein, which yields MRAKIRMVHEIWQLDGRRTRSVSAENPTGEPGGGGRAIAGTGAFAAAGLGRGWKVSPSIDLPPGETATLADVSGPGVIRHLWLTTDRALLRDFTLQMYWDGAPEPAIAVPLGDFFCNGWDHLALINSAMVVVAPAGGLNSYWPMPFHTHALITLHNGSERTAPVYYQITYLEEELPGATGYLHARWRCSDPLGSPAEHPIVEIDGGPGRYAGTYLAVQPRAAGWWGEGELKFYLDDDTEFPTVCGTGTEDYFGGAWNFDLEGAYRPYSTPYLGMPQVLPPHRIYEPHQRFGMYRFHIPDPICFEHGLRATVQALGWRDDGHYLPLEQAHVASTAFWYHALP from the coding sequence GTGCGTGCGAAAATTCGCATGGTGCACGAGATCTGGCAACTGGACGGTCGGCGCACTCGCTCGGTGAGTGCCGAGAACCCCACCGGCGAACCCGGCGGGGGCGGCCGGGCCATCGCGGGGACCGGGGCGTTCGCGGCGGCCGGGCTGGGCCGCGGCTGGAAGGTGTCGCCGTCGATCGACCTGCCGCCCGGGGAAACCGCCACGCTCGCCGACGTTTCCGGGCCGGGCGTGATCCGGCATCTGTGGCTGACCACCGATCGCGCGCTGCTGCGCGACTTCACCCTCCAGATGTATTGGGACGGTGCGCCCGAACCCGCGATCGCGGTGCCGCTGGGCGATTTCTTCTGCAACGGCTGGGATCACCTGGCGCTGATCAACTCCGCCATGGTGGTGGTCGCGCCCGCGGGCGGCCTGAACAGCTACTGGCCCATGCCCTTCCACACGCACGCGCTGATCACCCTGCACAACGGCTCCGAGCGGACCGCGCCGGTCTACTACCAGATCACCTATCTGGAAGAGGAGTTACCCGGCGCCACCGGGTATCTGCATGCCCGGTGGCGCTGCAGCGACCCGCTGGGCAGCCCGGCCGAGCATCCGATCGTCGAAATCGACGGTGGCCCCGGCCGGTACGCGGGCACCTATCTGGCGGTGCAGCCGCGCGCGGCGGGGTGGTGGGGCGAGGGCGAGCTGAAGTTCTATCTGGACGATGACACGGAATTTCCCACCGTATGCGGCACCGGAACCGAGGATTATTTCGGCGGCGCCTGGAATTTCGATCTCGAGGGCGCTTATCGCCCCTACTCCACCCCCTATCTGGGCATGCCGCAGGTGTTGCCGCCGCATCGAATCTACGAACCACACCAGCGATTCGGTATGTACCGCTTCCACATTCCCGACCCGATCTGTTTCGAACACGGCCTGCGCGCCACCGTGCAGGCGCTGGGCTGGCGCGACGACGGCCACTATCTGCCGCTGGAACAGGCGCACGTCGCCTCCACCGCCTTCTGGTATCACGCACTCCCCTGA
- a CDS encoding FAD-dependent oxidoreductase, with protein sequence MTVRNSVTPRAAGEVNGYAIETDVLVVGYGAAGAAAAFEAAYAGARVLVVDRAGGAGGASAMSGGEIYLGGGTPIQAACGFDDTPEAMAAFLTAALGTGADLAKIEEYCAGSVEHFHWLVDRGVPFKPSLWDAPTWVPPTDDGLMWLGENSWPFTELAAPAPRGHRPTANDFGGKLLMECLTAAAESAGATALFDTVVSTLIVAENGTVVGAVARRYGAELTIRARRGIVLTTGGFVDNDDMLAAHAPQLLGHTKVSAGTDDGSGIRMAQALGAAVRHMNAGQVGMSLIPGLAARGLVVNALGRRFINEDTYPGRIGQHALYRQNMGGSWAGDDTAIWVIVDEEGFEDVPEPQRWGVRPTHVAETPEELETLTGLPFGSLVAALARYNEFATRGQDLDHHKASRWLRPLTAPLAAIDVKAGVRPPAESGDRRGTGASVFTLGGLHTDLDGHVLNLDGKPIPGLFAAGRAANGLHGFGYISGTSLGDGTFFGRRAGTAAARRA encoded by the coding sequence ATGACAGTGCGGAATTCGGTCACGCCGCGGGCGGCCGGCGAGGTGAACGGCTACGCCATCGAGACCGATGTGCTGGTCGTCGGATACGGCGCGGCGGGCGCGGCGGCCGCCTTCGAGGCGGCCTACGCCGGAGCGCGCGTGCTGGTGGTGGACCGGGCGGGCGGGGCCGGCGGCGCGTCGGCCATGTCGGGCGGCGAGATCTACCTCGGCGGCGGCACCCCGATCCAGGCGGCCTGCGGCTTCGACGACACCCCGGAAGCCATGGCGGCCTTCCTGACCGCGGCCCTGGGCACGGGCGCGGACCTCGCCAAGATCGAGGAGTACTGCGCGGGCAGCGTCGAGCACTTCCACTGGCTCGTCGACCGCGGCGTCCCGTTCAAGCCGAGCCTGTGGGACGCGCCCACCTGGGTCCCGCCCACCGACGACGGGCTCATGTGGCTGGGCGAGAACAGCTGGCCCTTCACCGAATTGGCGGCCCCGGCCCCGCGCGGGCATCGGCCCACCGCCAACGACTTCGGCGGCAAGCTGCTGATGGAATGCCTGACCGCGGCGGCCGAATCCGCCGGCGCCACCGCCCTTTTCGACACGGTCGTGAGCACGCTGATCGTCGCGGAAAACGGCACGGTGGTGGGCGCGGTGGCCCGGCGGTACGGCGCCGAACTCACCATTCGGGCGCGGCGCGGCATCGTGCTCACCACCGGCGGTTTCGTCGACAACGACGACATGCTCGCCGCCCACGCGCCACAACTGCTGGGGCACACCAAGGTCAGCGCGGGCACCGACGACGGCTCCGGCATCCGCATGGCCCAGGCGCTCGGCGCGGCGGTGCGCCACATGAACGCCGGACAGGTGGGCATGTCGCTCATCCCCGGCCTGGCGGCGCGCGGTCTGGTCGTCAACGCCCTCGGCCGCCGCTTCATCAACGAGGACACCTATCCGGGCCGCATCGGCCAGCACGCCCTCTACCGGCAGAACATGGGCGGCAGCTGGGCCGGTGACGACACCGCGATCTGGGTCATCGTCGACGAGGAGGGTTTCGAGGATGTCCCCGAACCCCAGCGCTGGGGTGTGCGGCCCACGCATGTCGCCGAAACCCCGGAAGAACTCGAGACGCTGACCGGGCTGCCGTTCGGCTCGCTGGTCGCCGCCCTGGCCCGCTACAACGAATTCGCCACGCGCGGACAGGATCTCGACCACCACAAGGCGAGCCGCTGGCTGCGCCCGCTGACCGCCCCCTTGGCCGCCATCGACGTGAAGGCCGGCGTCCGCCCGCCCGCCGAGTCCGGTGACCGCCGCGGCACCGGGGCGTCCGTCTTCACCCTCGGCGGGCTGCACACCGATCTCGACGGCCATGTCCTGAACCTCGACGGCAAACCCATCCCCGGCCTGTTCGCCGCGGGCCGCGCCGCCAACGGTCTGCACGGGTTCGGCTATATCTCCGGCACGTCGCTGGGCGACGGCACCTTCTTCGGCCGCCGGGCCGGGACGGCGGCCGCCCGCCGCGCCTGA
- a CDS encoding zinc-dependent alcohol dehydrogenase family protein, with product MRALVVEKPGQFSVQTVPDPVPGSGDVVIRVDAVGICGTDIHIVEGEFPPTPYPIVPGHEFAGEVVALGAAARGVRVGDRVAVDPSLFCGHCHYCAIGRGNLCENWGAIGDTVDGAMAEYVKVPAANCYRLPGHMSPAHGALVEPLSCAVHGFDVLPRRLGAHYLIYGAGTMGLLMLQLAIAAGAASVSMVDTNADRLAIARTLGADAATISADDMDRPEGWEIVIDCSGTVAAIEDGLSRVRRGGTYQQFGVAPAAARATISPFRIYNDEITIVGSMAVLHSFGRAVELMGEGVVDADTVITHDFALDEFADALRTFRAGTGRKIQLHPGRRAAR from the coding sequence ATGCGCGCCTTGGTCGTCGAGAAGCCCGGACAGTTCTCGGTGCAGACCGTTCCGGATCCCGTACCGGGGAGCGGGGACGTGGTGATCCGAGTGGACGCGGTCGGCATATGCGGCACCGATATCCATATCGTCGAGGGTGAATTCCCGCCCACGCCCTATCCGATCGTGCCGGGCCACGAATTCGCCGGGGAAGTGGTGGCTCTCGGAGCGGCCGCGCGCGGCGTCCGGGTCGGCGACCGGGTGGCGGTGGACCCCTCGCTGTTCTGCGGGCACTGCCACTACTGCGCGATCGGGCGCGGCAATCTGTGCGAGAACTGGGGCGCCATCGGCGACACCGTGGACGGTGCGATGGCCGAGTACGTGAAAGTGCCCGCCGCCAACTGTTATCGGCTGCCCGGGCACATGTCCCCGGCGCACGGGGCGCTGGTGGAACCGCTCTCGTGCGCGGTGCACGGATTCGATGTGCTGCCACGGCGACTCGGCGCGCACTATCTGATCTACGGCGCGGGCACCATGGGGCTGCTCATGCTGCAGCTGGCCATCGCGGCGGGCGCGGCGTCGGTGTCGATGGTCGACACCAATGCCGATCGGCTGGCCATCGCCCGCACCCTGGGCGCGGACGCCGCCACCATCTCGGCCGACGATATGGACCGGCCCGAGGGCTGGGAGATCGTGATCGATTGCAGCGGAACGGTGGCCGCGATCGAGGACGGGCTGTCGCGGGTGCGCCGCGGCGGCACCTATCAGCAATTCGGTGTCGCCCCGGCGGCGGCGCGCGCGACCATTTCGCCGTTCCGGATCTACAACGACGAGATCACCATCGTGGGATCCATGGCCGTGCTGCACAGTTTCGGGCGCGCCGTGGAGCTGATGGGCGAGGGCGTCGTCGACGCCGACACCGTCATCACCCACGATTTCGCGCTCGACGAGTTCGCCGATGCCCTGCGGACTTTCCGCGCGGGCACCGGCCGCAAGATCCAGCTGCATCCCGGACGACGGGCGGCACGATAG